tgaactgtagaatacaggtaactgtggaatacaggtagtcgggccctcATCTCCTCttgcatgatggtagagcttattgctactttagataccgtcaaacatgtgaataagtcctctgctgcttctagggaggtgatgtcgggtacttcttcaagtccttgaatgtgcattggcgagcctcatcccaaagtgcatacttctctgccaaagcaaaagagtctgctagagttagatcttctttcatgatcaattttccgaatagcgggtggtctgctggaagtcctttttggaaggctgctctagctatcgagtcgttgcatccgactatttttgccttctctactttgaacctcctcacatagtcgcgaagcgactcttttgggttcttcttgacattgaacaaatgatcagacttctttttgatcgagcgataggatgaatattctttggtgaaaaccaaagaaagttcgtagaaattccggatggattgtggcggcagggtgtagaaccaatcttgcgcctcgccttgtagagtggtggcaaatatcttgcacataagctcatcgttgtttcgataaaggatcattgcgcttcggtagcgctttaagtgtctctccgggtcttcatcccctttgaaagatgtgaaatgtggcatgctgaactctcgtggaggctctgcctgctcgatctcgtccgtgaatggtgacctgcttatgttggtcatgttccgtcgtagtgcctcgtcggtgacctcgttgtgttggaaatcatgcaatcgcttggtcaagagtctctctacttcttcctgaatttgcctttgttggggtagcggagctctcggctgcccccagccatgacttgctggtctaggctcctcttccatgtgtttggctcgtctatgccgcagatgcagtgcatgtggtgtgttcctagcaggcgagcgagttcttcgcaggctgctggttgaacttgagctggattgagtgtctgcttctctccgtccgtcgtgctgcctactctgatgtgaggtggaggacgctccttgtgggcttagctgcgaatagacactttgcccagaaggttgctcatgttgactatcggagtatgaccccaaccgtgaatgtatgctcctccgtgggcctagtcgagagtgaaCGTTCCTTCGcgctctaagacgggaatgtacactgcccaaacgttcggctcgtggctggtcgagtggctgcttgccgggacgctgctggaaatgtccgtctgcccttgtcctacttcgggatacctcgtccggggcacgttggatcccgatgcgttgcaaaagttgattcaccaaggttgtctgttgtgcaagggcgctcgtcaactctatgacttgtcgagacaagtgttgttcgccatttggattggaagagcttggaaggaaagcgcctccttgagcagtggaagggtggtagactccgggcgcgagatttgagttgggaaatgtcaaatccacgaaaaaatgtggtgagaatgcccccggctcgatggtaggtccggatggttgagatagtcttgggccgacttgggttgcttggaaagccacgggagcaggctgggccgtagtgggctgctcgaaagaagcaggctggaccacgggagtgggttgctcgtcgagagcaggctgggtcacgagagcaggctgcttggcaggagcaggctgggccaccggagtgagctgctcgacgaaagcaggctgggtcatgggagtgggctgcttggtaGGAACAGGCTGGGCCACCGGAGTAGGCTGTtcgacgaaagcaggctgggccacgggagtgggctgctcgtcgggagc
This genomic interval from Malus domestica chromosome 05, GDT2T_hap1 contains the following:
- the LOC114824983 gene encoding uncharacterized protein codes for the protein MARNLENSTSENSNVQEMGLRRSVRLNATIRGAASSSRASTMGTTVVARGEVHGAFTTATMGTTAVATSVATRGEVHGAFTMARRSVRQNATIRGAASPPRVSTMGTTAVATSVATHGEVHGAFTTATMGTTAVATSVATRGEVHGAFITARAVPSKAHGTKTTIQAVPSKFTWTQAQASHSHAPRIEQPASVIQPAPVKQPTITAQPAPAEQPALVTQPAPDEQPTPVAQPAFVEQPTPVAQPVPTKQPTPMTQPAFVEQLTPVAQPAPAKQPALVTQPALDEQPTPVVQPASFEQPTTAQPAPVAFQATQVGPRLSQPSGPTIEPGAFSPHFFVDLTFPNSNLAPGVYHPSTAQGGAFLPSSSNPNGEQHLSRQVIELTSALAQQTTLVNQLLQRIGIQRAPDEVSRSRTRADGHFQQRPGKQPLDQPRAERLGSVHSRLRARRNVHSRLGPRRSIHSRLGSYSDSQHEQPSGQSVYSQLSPQGASSTSHQSRQHDGRREADTQSSSSSTSSLRRTRSPARNTPHALHLRHRRAKHMEEEPRPASHGWGQPRAPLPQQRQIQEEVERLLTKRLHDFQHNEVTDEALRRNMTNISRSPFTDEIEQAEPPREFSMPHFTSFKGDEDPERHLKRYRSAMILYRNNDELMCKIFATTLQGEAQDWFYTLPPQSIRNFYELSLVFTKEYSSYRSIKKKSDHLFNVKKNPKESLRDYVRRFKVEKAKIVGCNDSIARAAFQKGLPADHPLFGKLIMKEDLTLADSFALAEKYALWDEARQCTFKDLKKYPTSPP